One region of Macadamia integrifolia cultivar HAES 741 chromosome 11, SCU_Mint_v3, whole genome shotgun sequence genomic DNA includes:
- the LOC122093706 gene encoding probable calcium-binding protein CML21 yields MGGVVGKEASPRKGWIPETKLEAKMVKAMQRRESEGTGMRSFNSIILKFPKIDESLRKCKTIFEQFDENSNGTIDPEELRHCFHKLEITFTEEEIIDLFEACDINENMGMKFNEFIVLLCLVYLLKDDPAALHAKSRMGLPNLEATFETLVDTFVFLDKNKDGYVSKQEMVQAINETNSGECCSGQIALKRFEEMDWDKNGMVTFKEFLFAFTRWIGIDDMDEDGEEKV; encoded by the exons ATGGGAGGAGTAGTGGGAAAAGAGGCCTCTCCTAGAAAGGGTTGGATTCCAGAAACAAAGCTTGAGGCCAAAATGGTGAAAGCAATGCAGAGAAGAGAATCTGAAGGAACTGGAATGAGATCGTTTAACAGCATTATCCTGAAATTCCCAAAAATTGACGAAAGCTTAAGGAAATGCAAAACCATTTTTGAGCAATTTG ATGAGAATTCAAACGGCACAATAGATCCAGAAGAGTTGAGGCATTGTTTTCACAAACTGGAGATAACTTTCACCGAGGAGGAGATCATTGATCTCTTTGAGGCATGTGATATCAATGAGAACATGGGTATGAAGTTCAATGAGTTCATTGTTCTCCTCTGCCTTGTCTATCTTCTCAAGGATGATCCAGCAGCTCTTCATGCT AAATCTCGGATGGGATTGCCAAATCTGGAGGCAACATTTGAAACATTGGTTGATACATTTGTTTTCTTGGACAAGAATAAGGATGGCTATGTCAGTAAACAGGAGATGGTGCAGGCAATAAATGAAACTAATTCAGGGGAATGTTGTTCTGGTCAAATAGCCCTGAAGAGATTTG AGGAGATGGACTGGGATAAAAATGGAATGGTGACCTTCAAGGAATTTCTTTTTGCTTTTACCCGTTGGATTGGGATTGATGACATGGATGAAGATGGAGAGGAGAAAGTTTAA
- the LOC122093705 gene encoding pentatricopeptide repeat-containing protein At2g41080 isoform X2 — protein MGRPLLRYLCCSPRIINGSIYRTGSMLYCTAVANITGAKSSDEFIDLCSNGNLKEAFQRFRTEIWSDPPLFSHLLQGCILLQSLSLGVQLHSLVITSGCSADRFISNHLLNLYSKCGKLQAAMALFNVMPRKNVMSSNILIGGFIQNGDLENACKVFEEMPERNLATWNAMVTGFTHFEFNEEGLDLFSQMHKMGFSPDEFTLGSVLRGCAGLRVLNTGQQIHGYATKSGFECNLVVGSSLAHMYMKCGNMQDGERVFKGMPVHNVVACNTLIAGRAQNGCSEGALNHFNLMRMAGFRPDKVTFVSVISSCSELATLGQGQQVHAVAIKAGADSALSVLSSLVSMYSRCGCIIDSVRAFLECEEADVVLWSSMIAAFGFHGQGQEAIQLFEQMENVGLEPNDVTFLSLLYACSHSGLKEKGTEFFELMVNKYKVKPRLEHYTCMVDLLGRFGCLEEAEALIRSMPIKPDGIIWNTLLSACKIHKNTDMARRIAEDVLKLEPQDSAPYVLLSNIHASAKSWGDVSNVRKAMRERQVKKEPGVSWLEVKNQVHQFCMGDQSHPKWMEIDGYLKELILEMKERGYLPDTSSVLHDMEVEEKEYSLAHHSEKLAIAFALLRTPAGAPIRVMKNLRVCNDCHVAIKFICEITAREIIVRDASRFHHFKDGKCSCRDYW, from the exons ATGGGTAGGCCTCTCTTAAGATACTTGTGTTGTTCACCACGTATTATTAATGGAAGTATCTACAGAACCGGTTCCATGCTTTACTGCACAGCTGTCGCTAATATAACTGGTGCCAAATCTAGTGACGAATTCATCGATCTCTGTTCCAATGGAAACTTGAAAGAGGCATTCCAAAGATTTCGGACGGAGATCTGGTCAGACCCACCTCTGTTTTCTCACCTATTACAAGGATGCATTCTCTTGCAGTCGCTTTCCCTAGGCGTGCAGCTCCATTCTTTGGTCATCACCTCTGGTTGTTCTGCCGACAGATTTATATCCAATCATCTCCTCAACCTATACTCCAAATGCGGAAAGTTACAGGCTGCAATGGCATTGTTCAATGTGATGCCGAGGAAGAATGTCATGTCCTCGAACATCTTGATTGGTGGGTTCATTCAAAATGGTGATTTAGAAAATGCCTGTAAGGTGTTTGAAGAAATGCCTGAAAGAAATCTTGCAACCTGGAATGCTATGGTTACTGGATTTACCCATTTTGAATTCAATGAAGAGGGGTTGGATTTGTTCTCTCAGATGCACAAAATGGGATTCTCCCCGGACGAATTCACTCTTGGAAGTGTTCTCAGAGGCTGTGCTGGTTTGAGAGTGCTGAATACTGGGCAGCAGATCCATGGTTATGCGACAAAGTCTGGGTTCGAGTGTAATTTGGTTGTTGGGAGTTCTCTGGCTCATATGTACATGAAATGTGGAAATATGCAGGATGGGGAGAGAGTGTTCAAGGGGATGCCTGTTCATAATGTAGTGGCCTGCAATACCCTTATTGCAGGAAGGGCTCAAAATGGGTGCTCTGAAGGAGCTCTAAATCACTTTAATCTGATGAGGATGGCAGGATTCAGACCAGACAAGGTTACCTTTGTAAGTGTAATCAGTTCATGTTCAGAATTGGCCACTCTTGGGCAAGGCCAGCAGGTACATGCTGTAGCAATCAAGGCTGGGGCTGATTCTGCGTTGTCTGTGTTAAGTTCACTGGTTAGCATGTACTCAAGGTGTGGGTGCATCATAGACTCTGTAAGGGCTTTCTTGGAATGTGAAGAGGCAGATGTTGTCTTGTGGAGCTCAATGATTGCAGCTTTTGGGTTCCATGGCCAGGGCCAAGAAGCGATCCAGTTGTTCGAGCAGATGGAGAACGTAGGATTGGAGCCGAATGATGTTACTTTCTTGAGCTTACTCTATGCTTGTAGTCACAGTGGATTGAAGGAAAAAGGAACTGAATTCTTTGAGTTGATGGTGAATAAGTATAAAGTGAAGCCTAGACTGGAGCACTATACTTGTATGGTCGATCTCCTTGGGCGCTTTGGATGTTTGGAGGAAGCAGAAGCTTTGATTCGATCAATGCCCATAAAACCAGATGGAATCATCTGGAATACTTTGTTGTCTGCCTGTAAAATCCACAAAAACACAGATATGGCAAGAAGGATTGCTGAAGACGTACTTAAGCTTGAACCACAGGATTCTGCCCCCTATGTCTTGCTATCAAACATCCATGCTTCTGCTAAGAGTTGGGGGGATGTCTCAAACGTGAGGAAAGCCATGAGAGAGAGGCAGGTGAAGAAGGAGCCTGGAGTAAGTTGGTTGGAAGTGAAGAACCAAGTGCATCAATTCTGTATGGGTGATCAATCTCATCCAAAATGGATGGAGATCGATGGCTATCTAAAAGAACTGATTTTGGAGATGAAGGAACGAGGTTATCTGCCGGATACCAGCTCTGTTTTGCATGACATGGAGGTTGAAGAAAAGGAGTACAGCTTGGCTCACCACAGTGAGAAACTGGCAATTGCTTTTGCTCTCTTGAGGACTCCTGCAGGTGCTCCAATCAGAGTCATGAAGAACTTGCGTGTCTGTAATGATTGCCATGTAGCAATCAAGTTCATTTGTGAGATCACTGCCCGAGAAATTATTGTTCGAGATGCTAGTCGATTTCACCACTTCAAAGATGGGAAATGTTCTTGTAGAGATTATTG GTAA
- the LOC122093705 gene encoding pentatricopeptide repeat-containing protein At2g41080 isoform X1, whose product MGRPLLRYLCCSPRIINGSIYRTGSMLYCTAVANITGAKSSDEFIDLCSNGNLKEAFQRFRTEIWSDPPLFSHLLQGCILLQSLSLGVQLHSLVITSGCSADRFISNHLLNLYSKCGKLQAAMALFNVMPRKNVMSSNILIGGFIQNGDLENACKVFEEMPERNLATWNAMVTGFTHFEFNEEGLDLFSQMHKMGFSPDEFTLGSVLRGCAGLRVLNTGQQIHGYATKSGFECNLVVGSSLAHMYMKCGNMQDGERVFKGMPVHNVVACNTLIAGRAQNGCSEGALNHFNLMRMAGFRPDKVTFVSVISSCSELATLGQGQQVHAVAIKAGADSALSVLSSLVSMYSRCGCIIDSVRAFLECEEADVVLWSSMIAAFGFHGQGQEAIQLFEQMENVGLEPNDVTFLSLLYACSHSGLKEKGTEFFELMVNKYKVKPRLEHYTCMVDLLGRFGCLEEAEALIRSMPIKPDGIIWNTLLSACKIHKNTDMARRIAEDVLKLEPQDSAPYVLLSNIHASAKSWGDVSNVRKAMRERQVKKEPGVSWLEVKNQVHQFCMGDQSHPKWMEIDGYLKELILEMKERGYLPDTSSVLHDMEVEEKEYSLAHHSEKLAIAFALLRTPAGAPIRVMKNLRVCNDCHVAIKFICEITAREIIVRDASRFHHFKDGKCSCRDYW is encoded by the coding sequence ATGGGTAGGCCTCTCTTAAGATACTTGTGTTGTTCACCACGTATTATTAATGGAAGTATCTACAGAACCGGTTCCATGCTTTACTGCACAGCTGTCGCTAATATAACTGGTGCCAAATCTAGTGACGAATTCATCGATCTCTGTTCCAATGGAAACTTGAAAGAGGCATTCCAAAGATTTCGGACGGAGATCTGGTCAGACCCACCTCTGTTTTCTCACCTATTACAAGGATGCATTCTCTTGCAGTCGCTTTCCCTAGGCGTGCAGCTCCATTCTTTGGTCATCACCTCTGGTTGTTCTGCCGACAGATTTATATCCAATCATCTCCTCAACCTATACTCCAAATGCGGAAAGTTACAGGCTGCAATGGCATTGTTCAATGTGATGCCGAGGAAGAATGTCATGTCCTCGAACATCTTGATTGGTGGGTTCATTCAAAATGGTGATTTAGAAAATGCCTGTAAGGTGTTTGAAGAAATGCCTGAAAGAAATCTTGCAACCTGGAATGCTATGGTTACTGGATTTACCCATTTTGAATTCAATGAAGAGGGGTTGGATTTGTTCTCTCAGATGCACAAAATGGGATTCTCCCCGGACGAATTCACTCTTGGAAGTGTTCTCAGAGGCTGTGCTGGTTTGAGAGTGCTGAATACTGGGCAGCAGATCCATGGTTATGCGACAAAGTCTGGGTTCGAGTGTAATTTGGTTGTTGGGAGTTCTCTGGCTCATATGTACATGAAATGTGGAAATATGCAGGATGGGGAGAGAGTGTTCAAGGGGATGCCTGTTCATAATGTAGTGGCCTGCAATACCCTTATTGCAGGAAGGGCTCAAAATGGGTGCTCTGAAGGAGCTCTAAATCACTTTAATCTGATGAGGATGGCAGGATTCAGACCAGACAAGGTTACCTTTGTAAGTGTAATCAGTTCATGTTCAGAATTGGCCACTCTTGGGCAAGGCCAGCAGGTACATGCTGTAGCAATCAAGGCTGGGGCTGATTCTGCGTTGTCTGTGTTAAGTTCACTGGTTAGCATGTACTCAAGGTGTGGGTGCATCATAGACTCTGTAAGGGCTTTCTTGGAATGTGAAGAGGCAGATGTTGTCTTGTGGAGCTCAATGATTGCAGCTTTTGGGTTCCATGGCCAGGGCCAAGAAGCGATCCAGTTGTTCGAGCAGATGGAGAACGTAGGATTGGAGCCGAATGATGTTACTTTCTTGAGCTTACTCTATGCTTGTAGTCACAGTGGATTGAAGGAAAAAGGAACTGAATTCTTTGAGTTGATGGTGAATAAGTATAAAGTGAAGCCTAGACTGGAGCACTATACTTGTATGGTCGATCTCCTTGGGCGCTTTGGATGTTTGGAGGAAGCAGAAGCTTTGATTCGATCAATGCCCATAAAACCAGATGGAATCATCTGGAATACTTTGTTGTCTGCCTGTAAAATCCACAAAAACACAGATATGGCAAGAAGGATTGCTGAAGACGTACTTAAGCTTGAACCACAGGATTCTGCCCCCTATGTCTTGCTATCAAACATCCATGCTTCTGCTAAGAGTTGGGGGGATGTCTCAAACGTGAGGAAAGCCATGAGAGAGAGGCAGGTGAAGAAGGAGCCTGGAGTAAGTTGGTTGGAAGTGAAGAACCAAGTGCATCAATTCTGTATGGGTGATCAATCTCATCCAAAATGGATGGAGATCGATGGCTATCTAAAAGAACTGATTTTGGAGATGAAGGAACGAGGTTATCTGCCGGATACCAGCTCTGTTTTGCATGACATGGAGGTTGAAGAAAAGGAGTACAGCTTGGCTCACCACAGTGAGAAACTGGCAATTGCTTTTGCTCTCTTGAGGACTCCTGCAGGTGCTCCAATCAGAGTCATGAAGAACTTGCGTGTCTGTAATGATTGCCATGTAGCAATCAAGTTCATTTGTGAGATCACTGCCCGAGAAATTATTGTTCGAGATGCTAGTCGATTTCACCACTTCAAAGATGGGAAATGTTCTTGTAGAGATTATTGGTGA